TCTGGATGACTTGAAGGCGCTGGGTTTCTCTGGCGTGCAAAACTTCCCAACGGTGGGGCTGATTGACGGTAATTTCCGCGCCAACCTGGAAGAAACCGGTATGGGATATGCGCTGGAGGTGGACATGATTCGTCTGGCGCACGAAAAAGACATGCTGACCACACCTTATGTGTTTAGCGCAGAAGATGCGGTCGCGATGACGAAAGCGGGCGCGGACATTATTGTCCCGCACATGGGGTTAACCACTGGCGGCAATATTGGCGCGGAAACTTCGCTGAATCTGGCGGATTGCGTTCCGTTGATTAATCACTGGGCGGATGCGGCAAAGGCCGTGCGTAAGGATGTGATTGTGCTGTGCCACGGCGGGCCGATTTCAACGCCGCAGGATGCACAGTTCATTATGGATCACTGCCCGCAGTGTGATGGGTTTTACGGTGCCAGCTCGATGGAGCGGCTGCCGACAGAAACAGCGTTAAAGGCTACGACACAGCAATTCAAAAAAATTAAGCGTTAACAGACTTTTTTGGCTCTATATCCGCCGATGTCCTAAAGCAGGAAGAAGGCAGGTAAATTTTGCGCCAATATCAGGGAATGCGGCCAGCACATGCTGGCCGTAGTTTTATGCGAACGAAGGTTAGAACATGCCTTCAAACGGGTTCCAGCTTTTGCTGTCCTGGGTTTCTTTCAGGTAGTAGGCATAGTTAGCCGTTGATGCCCACATTAAACTGAGACCGAATCTGACAGCGTTGTCCGTATATTCGGGAAGTGGGATGTTGGCAAATACCTCAAGACACGCAAAAACCGCACCAACGGCAACGGAGATGCCAAATAACGTCAGGTTTTTACGCCAGAGTCCCAGCACAAAGAAATAAATGATGCTGAAAAAGAACGCGATGAAGTTGAAGTTCAGCAGCATTTTTGTTCCAAATGTTGCATTTTTAAATCCATCCTTGAAGGCTGGCGACTTAGGTCCACCAAACTCATTATAAAACGAGAAGCGCGTTTGCCATTTTTTTGAGTATTGCTTCCCTACGGTGTTTTCCATAACCGATCCCTTATTTAGTATTGTGAATAATATTGCTGTAAATAATTTCGGTAGCGATTTTACTGGCTGAGGTTCTTTATCGCCACTATGGGTTTTTTTTGTAATGCTTTCCTTTAATGCTTTTTTTATACCGTATTGTGGTAGTTTAATTTTATTATTAATAGCTCCCTAATTTTTTGTCGTTACTGCCATATTCATCGCATCAGTAGTAGAGCTAATCGGCGATGTGGTTAGTTTTACGCATTGTTGTGAATACATTTCAACAATCAATTATTCTTATTATTTTAATTAATTCGGGATAAATTATCGTATTAAGTAAAATTTAATATTGCGCTTAACACCCCCTTTCACTCGCTTTATTCATGTAATAGTAAAAAATAGGCATGTTTATTAGCGTTAATCGAGCGTTTATTATCGATTTTGATTCCTCTATCGAGCTGATCTGTTGATGTGCAAGTGGAAAAAAGAGGGACTAAATAGCGTTTTAGGTCGCATAGGGAAGAAAGTCATTGTTATAACTGCTATTTTTCACAGTACAGAAACTTCGGAGAAATAGGTATGACATGGCGCATCACGATAGGATTGATAACGAATTTACTACTCAGCTTTGCCGTTATGGCGGATGTTGGCATTGGGTTTCAACAAATAACGCTGGCTGATGAGGCCAATAATAGGCCGCTAGAAGCTGCCGTATTTTATCCGGTTTCATCATCACAACAGACTGCGATAATCGGTGAGAATCCTGCATTTCCCGGTATCGCCGTAAGTAAAAATGCGCTGCCTGAATCCGGTGAATATCCCTTGATTGTGGTTTCACACGGTTATGGTGGGAGTTGGTTTAATCAACTCTGGTTGGCACAGGCGTTGGTCAAGCAAGGCTATATTGTTGCCGCGCCTAATCACCCAGGAACGACCACTAAAGATATGCGGGTTGAGAAGGCTCAGGAATTATGGCTACGACCCAACGATATTAGCCGCGTTATTACCGCTTTACTCGCTGCTCCAGAAAAAACGGGGCGTGTTGATGCGCAGCGTATTGCCGCTGTTGGTCATTCGCTGGGGGGATGGACGGTATTGGAGCTAGCGGGCGGGCGTTTTAGCACGCAGCAATTTGAGCGTGATTGTCTGACGCATGTTGGGCTGGCGTCCTGCAAAGCCTATGAAAAGATGCAGATCGCAAAGAATGCGTCGTTACGTGCGCAGCTTGATAAGCCATTGGCGGATCCGCGTATCAGTGCGGTGGTATCGCTGGATATGGGGCTGGCGCGAGGGTTTACCGCGGAGAGTCTTGCGGCAATACACATTCCCGTTTTGATCGTTGCGGCTGGGTATCCTAATGAGGAACTGCCTGCCGAGCTGGAATCTCACGATTTGGCACAAAAGCTGCCACCAGCGCATTCAGCCTATAAGGAAATTGCCGATGCGACGCATTTTAGCTTCATGCAGATTTGTAAGCCGGGTGCCATTGAGATCATTAATGCCGAGAACCCAGGAGATGGCATGATTTGTCTCGATGGCGGCGCACGTTCGCGTGAGCAGATTCAGCAGGGCGTTGTGAAGGATATTAGCGATTTTCTTCAGGCGGCGTGGCGGAAGCCGTAGTCTGTGCCCGAAGTGGGTGCTGACTACGCCAGACGCTGGGGCTCATCCCCGTGAGTCGCAAAAACTCGCGGTTGAAGTTTGATTTAGTCTGAAACCCGCTGTCCAGCATGATATCCGTGATTCGTGCATCCGTTTGGCTGAGGAGGCGCTTAGCCTCCTCGATGCGGTATTCGTTCATCACCTGAGAGAAATTACGCCCGTGCACGCGGTTGATGGTTTCTGACAGACGCCTGAGCGGTATTCCCATACGTCTGCTTAGACGCTGAAGCGTCATGCTCGGATCGGTATATAACGCATGAGTGAGGATGAAATCATCTAACACTTTCGCAAGCTGGTGCTCATTGTCGGTAGCGGGTGGTGCTTCAGGTTTCTGGTCAGGTGGCGCGGCAACGCCTGTTTGCGGTGCTGTGCGATGCGTGACGATAAGCAGGGTCAATATTGCCAGCATGATGATGTGGAATACGCTGATGATGGTTGCCGCGCTATTGCCGCTGTAGAAAGCGATATCCAGTGCGATGACGATATCGATAGCGCCGGAGATAAGCACATACAGCCCGGCAATAAACGGTGCGTTTTTCCACCCAGGCAATGACATTCGCAGACGATGAGCGGTGTAAATCAGCATTGCCCCATAGCCGAAGTAAACACTTACCAGCATTATGTCGATGAGTGGAACGGTTGTTCTGCTTTGGACGGCACTTGCGCCAAGGATGAGTAAGGGCGGTAACAGATGCCGGAGAGATCGTCGACGGTTGCGGTTTAAGGCATCAGAGACCTTTTCTCCATAGGGGAACAGGCAAAGCCATAACAGCGGCGGAATGAATGCGGCAATGGCAGGTTGGATAAATGAGGGTAAGGCAACATGGCCGCCCCAGCGTAACGCTACCACTGTCAGAGCAAGACAGCTTACGCCGATGAGTATCGCCTCTGCTTTGGTATTGCGCTTTTTAGTCTCTTTATTTTGAATAGCCAGAAACTGGATACGAAAAAACAAAATAACCAGCAGAAGTGCGGTAATAAACGGTAAGGGAATCGCGGTCATCGTGTTTATCAACAACGTTATTGTAGATATCTGGCCTGATGAAACCGCGCTACCGGAATAAACCCGGTAGCGCGGCGTTCTGTGGATCTCGTGAATTAGCGGCGATAATTTTTCTGCGCCGTGTTCACTTTGTTCAGGTAGTTACGTGATTCACCTGACGGGTGCTTCGTTGTCAGCGTTTGGTAGACATCGCCCGGAGACATATTGTTGATAATGCCCACGGCGCGATCGCGATCGCTGGAGAAGACGCGCAACACGCTGCCTGCGCCACCGTTATACGCGGTGATGATGGCATAGCGTTTCGATGTCGGGTTTTCAATACCGGCCAGGTAGCTGTTCTTCAGAATCGACAAATAGGCGGTGCCTGCATCGATATTTTGTTCAGGATCGAACAGATAGCTGCGACTCGGTTGTCCCCATTTCCCTTTCATTTTGAAGACGTCGCGTCCTGCGCTGTGTTGTACCACCTGCATCAGGCCCAATGCGTCGGAACGGCTGACGGCGTAAGGGTTAAAGCTGGACTCAGTCTGCATAATCGCCAAAATCAGCGACTCTTCAATACCGTAACGCTCAGAGGCTTTACGCACCAGCGGCAGGTATTTATGTGCACGCTTGTCCAAATGATTAGGGACGAGCTGGATAGTGACCGACCAGATAACGTGCAGGCCAGAGGTGCGTTTTTGCAAACGGTTCTGGAGCAGATAATCCGCGAAGCTGGCAGCACGGCCTTCCCAGCGGATCGCTTGTCCGGTGTTATCCAGCACCTGCCCGTACAGCAGCGGTTCGCGGCTGATTTGGATATCGTTCGCATCGGAATACAAGTCGGTATTACTGGCGTCATCGCCCATCAGCAGGGTGGTGATAATTGCCTGACGCAGGCTGGCGACGGAGTTGGTCGCTGAAAGGGTTTCAATCGTAATCGAACCAGCATCAAAGTTGATGTGGCTACGCGTCTGATATTGATCGGTGTATTTAACGTAGTCTTTCGGACCGGCGATCAGGACTTCATTCATCCCCCAGATATTTTCGATGTTGTTGGCAAATTGCCCCATCAAAATATCGAAGGCGTTGGTATCCTTGAGAAACTCTTCGTCGTTGGTATTCCCTTTGTTCCCGGAACAGGAAACCAACAGTGGTGCAATCACTAGCAGCGCTAATATTTTCTTCATATAACAAGCCGTGTCGGAATTGGGACGTAAGCGGGCTCGAAAGCCCGCAATCTCAGTGGCTCTGAGGCGTATAGCCTTCGATGTGAACGTCCTTCCCTTCAAACAGGAATTTGATCATTTCCTGTTCCAGTAGCTTACGGTCGTCAACATTCATCATGCTGAGCTTTTTCTCGTTAATCAGCATGGTTTGCTTGGTTTGCCACTGCGCCCAGGCTTCTTTAGAAATGTCGTTATAGATGCGCTTGCCCAGATCGCCGGGATAGAGTTGGAAGTCCTGTCCTTCGGCATCGCGTTGTAAAAAAGTACAAAAAATCGTTCTGCTCATGCTTCTTCCTCATCAATTGCGCAGGCATTCAAATGTGTTGACTGCGGGTGAGCCAGCTCCCTCAGTAGGCGTTCTACCGGGGCGGCCAGTCCGACAGACGGCGGCTGCGCTAAGTTATACCAGAGACCTGCACCATCATCCATGCAAGACCTGTTTTGTGAACGATCGTTCTGCGATACGTTCAGCCAGAGCGGAACGATATCCAGATGAAAATGGCTGAATGTGTGGCGGAACGCGACAAGCTGTTGCAATCCATCAGGATTCAGACCTCGTTGTTGCAGCCAGAGTTCCAATTCCTGGCGATCGCTGAACTGCGGGAAGCAAAATAACCCGCCCCACAGACCTACGGCTGGGCGCTGTTGCAACCAGACCTGAGAGCCTTGTTGCATCAGCAGGAACCAGCCCGTTTTTTCCGGTAGTGTCTGCTTCGGTTTCTTGCCGGGGTATTGCGCCCAACTGTGGTTGGCGTAGGCAACGCAACCCGTGTTCAGCGGGCACAGTTCGCACTTGGGGCGGCTGCGGGTGCAAACCATCGCACCGAGATCCATCATCGCCTGATTAAACTGGCTGACGCCTTCGGCTGGTGTGACGTCTTCACTCCGCGCCCACAGTTTCTTCTCAACCTCTTTCTTGCCCGGCCAGCCGTCAACGGCGTAGCAGCGTGCCAGCACGCGCTTCACATTGCCATCGAGAATCGGGTAATGCTGGCCGAGGGAGAGCGACAGTACCGCGCCAGCGGTGGAACGGCCGACGCCCGGCAGCGCCGCGACTTCATCAAAGGTGGTGGGGAATTCGCCGCCGTGGTGCGACACGATGGTCTGCGCGGCTTTATGCAAGTTGCGCGCACGGGCGTAGTAGCCCAGCCCGGTCCATAAGTGGAGCACTTCATCCAGCGGTGCTGCCGCCAGTGCCGTTACGTTGGGAAAGCGTGCCATAAAGCGTTGGAAATAGGGGATAACCGTAGTGACCTGCGTTTGTTGCAACATCACTTCGGATAGCCATACTTTATAGGGAGTTTTCTCAAGCTGCCATGGCAGGGTTTTGCGGCCATAGCGTTGATACCAGTCCAGCACCTGATGGGCCAACTGTTGCGCTTGCATCATAAAATGGGATCACTATCCGACAGGTAAAAAGTTTGACTGCGATTCCAGCACAGAGTGAATGTGCTGTAAACCGGAACTTTCCGAGGCCGTGGGGTTGCTAAACCACGGTATCCTTGCATAATGCGCGTTTCCTTAATGTAATCGGACAGCAAGTAAGCACTCTTTATGATTAACAACGTCATTTCACCGGAATTTGATGAAAACGGGCGCCCGATGCGTCGTATTCGCAGTTTTGTCCGCCGTCAGGGGCGTTTGACCAATGGGCAACAACTGGCGCTGGATAACTACTGGCCGGTGATGGGCGTGGAATATCAAACCGAGCAGGTAGATTTTAACGCGCTATTTGGCCGTGACGCCCCTGTGGTGCTGGAGATCGGTTTTGGGATGGGTGCCTCGCTGGTGACGATGGCGGCACAGCACCCTGAGCAGAATTTCCTCGGTATTGAAGTTCACCTACCGGGCGTGGGGGCGTGTCTCGCGTCTGCGCAGGAAGCAGGCATCAGCAATCTGCGCGTGATGTGTCATGATGCGATCGAAGTGCTGATGAACATGATCCCCGATGGTTCACTGTCCATGGTTCAACTCTTCTTCCCAGACCCGTGGCACAAAGCCCGCCATAATAAACGCCGTATCGTTCAGGTGCCGTTTGTCCAGATGGTACAGAGTAAGCTGAAAGTCGGCGGCGTGTTCCACATGGCAACAGACTGGGAACCTTATGCGCAACATATGCTCGAAGTGATGACCTCTGTCACCGAGTACCGTAATCTTTCCGATAATAATGAGTACGTTGAGCGGCCGGAATCCCGTCCGCTGACGAAATTTGAAGCACGCGGCCAGCGTTTGGGGCATGGCGTGTGGGATCTGATGTTTGAGAGGATAAAATAAAATGGCACAAGCTCGTAGCCGTCGTTTACGTAAAAAACTTCACATTGATGAGTTTCAGGAATTAGGTTTTTCTGTCAGCTTCCGCTTTCCAGAAGGCACTAACGTTGAAGATATCGATAAGCTGATGGATAAGTTCGTTGACGACGTCATTGAACCACAAGGATTGGCATTCGAAGGCAGCGGTTATTTGTTCTGGGAAGGCCTGATCTGTCTGCAAAAAATCGGCCACTGCACCGAAGAGCATCGCCAACTGGTTAGCCGCTGGTTGGAAGAGCAGAAACTGACGGACGTGAAAGTCAGTAACCTGTTCGATATCTGGTGGGATCTGCCAGAACACCTGCTGTAATCCCTGGCCTTACCACGGCATGTCTGAGCTGATTGTGGCTCAGGCGTTATCCGCCTCATCAACGTGCGGATTGCCGCTCTCCCGTCACTGCTGTTGTTTTCTTCAGGAGAAAATATGTCGCGTAAAATGACCTTGGGTTTGCTGATGTTGTTGTCCTGGCAAGCGCAAGCGGCTTACCAGTGCAATGTGAATCCACAGGACGACATCATTATCAGTCCGCAACACGTACAGGTCGTGGGTGCCAGTGGCAATTTACAGTTCTCCCCACAGGGCGATATCGTTCGTAATGGTGCGCCATTGACCCTGAATGCTGAGCAGCGCCAGAAATCCAAAGCCTATCAGGCGGATTTACGCCAGCAACTGCCATGGATTGACCAGGGTGCGCAGCAGCATCTGGAAAAAGCGCGCGTCGCGCTGGATAACGTCATCGTGCAGGAGCTTGGCAGCAACAGCAATGTGCGCAATCGCCTGACTACGCTGGATAAACAGCTTAAACAGCAGATGAACCGTATTATTGAACACCGCAGCGATGGCCTGACGTTCCACCATCAGGCGATTAAGCAGGTTGAGCAAGATGGTAAGCAGATCGTGCAGCAAAGCATGGGCGGCGTCTTACAGGACAGCCTGAACGAGATGGGCGTAAAACAGATGTCCAGCGGCGGTAATCCACTACAGGCGATGATGGGCAACCTCGGCGGTTTGCAGAAAGCGATTCAAGCCGAATGGAATAATCAGGAACTGGAGTTCCAGCGCTTCGGCAATGATGTTTGTAGCCGCGTCACGTCGTTGGAAAACCAGCGCAAGAGCCTGTTGCTGACGCTGAAGTAAGCGTTCAATGTTTTTTCACGGATTAAAGAAAACCGGGCGATGCCCGGTTTTTTGCGTTTACGGCGCCGGGAACGTGAAGCGGCGGTGGATGGCTTCCAGTTCGTCAAGGATCTCGCTGCTCAGCGTCAGGTTCTGGCTATCGAGGTTGATTTGCAACTGCTCCAGCGTGGTCGCGCCCAGCAGCGTACTGGCAACGAACGGCTGTTGACGCACAAATGCTAATGCCATTTGCGCCGGATTTAGTTCGTGTTTTTGCGCCAGCGCTACGTACTCGGCAACCGCCGCCTGAGCCTGTGGGCCGGTATAGCGCGTGAAGCGGCTGAATAGCGTGTTACGGGCGTTCGCGGGTTTCGCACCATTCATGTATTTACCTGTCAGCGTACCGAACGCCAGCGACGAATAGGCGAGGAGTTCTACGCCTTCATGCTGGCTGATTTCCGCCAGACCAACTTCAAAACTGCGGTTCAGCAGGCTGTAGGGATTCTGAATCGAAACGATACGCGGCAGATCGTGCTTTTCCGCCAAATGCAGATAGCGCATCACACCCCATGGGGTTTCGTTGGAAACGCCGATATAGCGAATCTTACCAGCACGTACTTGCTCATTCAGCGCTTCCAGCGTTTCCAGCAGCGTCACTACTGATTTGTCGTCGGTATATTGTGGTTTGTCATCAGTATATTGATAGTTAAGCTTGCCAAAGCAGTTGGTTTGGCGCTGTGGCCAATGCAACTGATAGAGATCGATATAGTCAGTATTCAGACGTTGCAGGCTGGCATCCAGCGCTGCGCGGATGTTTTTTCTATCCAGCGCCTGCTGTGGGCGAATGCTGTGATCGCTTCCGCGCACAGGACCTGAGACTTTACTCGCCACAATCAATTTCTCGCGTCCGCCACGCGATTTCAGCCAGGAACCGATATAGCTCTCGGTTAACCCTTGCGTTTCTGGACGTGGGGGAACGGCGTACATTTCTGCTGTGTCAATCAGGTTAACACCTGCGGCAATGGCGTGATCTAACTGGGCATGAGCGTCTGCTTCGCTGTTTTGTTCGCCAAAGGTCATCGTACCAAGACCCAGCACGCTCACTTCTAAAGAACTATGGGGAATACGGTGATATTGCATTGCCAGCTTCCTTATGTCTGAAAATAGCAGGCGTATTTCCCGTCATCTCCGCATGATTTACTGCGATTCCAATGAGTTTGGGAAGACACACCTGAATTCGACTATAACGAAGCCGTGGCGAGTGGGGAAGTCTCTTCTGCTATCCTTTTCGGATTATTCTCGATGATGCAGCCCGATGCGCGG
The window above is part of the Pectobacterium araliae genome. Proteins encoded here:
- the mutY gene encoding A/G-specific adenine glycosylase gives rise to the protein MMQAQQLAHQVLDWYQRYGRKTLPWQLEKTPYKVWLSEVMLQQTQVTTVIPYFQRFMARFPNVTALAAAPLDEVLHLWTGLGYYARARNLHKAAQTIVSHHGGEFPTTFDEVAALPGVGRSTAGAVLSLSLGQHYPILDGNVKRVLARCYAVDGWPGKKEVEKKLWARSEDVTPAEGVSQFNQAMMDLGAMVCTRSRPKCELCPLNTGCVAYANHSWAQYPGKKPKQTLPEKTGWFLLMQQGSQVWLQQRPAVGLWGGLFCFPQFSDRQELELWLQQRGLNPDGLQQLVAFRHTFSHFHLDIVPLWLNVSQNDRSQNRSCMDDGAGLWYNLAQPPSVGLAAPVERLLRELAHPQSTHLNACAIDEEEA
- a CDS encoding phosphoenolpyruvate hydrolase family protein; its protein translation is MMSGITRQELLAKFRAMIARREPIIGGGAGTGLSAKCEEAGGIDLIVIYNSGRYRMAGRGSLAGLLAYGNANEIVVDMAKEVLPVVKHTPVLAGVNGTDPFCQFDKFLDDLKALGFSGVQNFPTVGLIDGNFRANLEETGMGYALEVDMIRLAHEKDMLTTPYVFSAEDAVAMTKAGADIIVPHMGLTTGGNIGAETSLNLADCVPLINHWADAAKAVRKDVIVLCHGGPISTPQDAQFIMDHCPQCDGFYGASSMERLPTETALKATTQQFKKIKR
- a CDS encoding DUF2628 domain-containing protein encodes the protein MENTVGKQYSKKWQTRFSFYNEFGGPKSPAFKDGFKNATFGTKMLLNFNFIAFFFSIIYFFVLGLWRKNLTLFGISVAVGAVFACLEVFANIPLPEYTDNAVRFGLSLMWASTANYAYYLKETQDSKSWNPFEGMF
- the mltC gene encoding membrane-bound lytic murein transglycosylase MltC, whose translation is MKKILALLVIAPLLVSCSGNKGNTNDEEFLKDTNAFDILMGQFANNIENIWGMNEVLIAGPKDYVKYTDQYQTRSHINFDAGSITIETLSATNSVASLRQAIITTLLMGDDASNTDLYSDANDIQISREPLLYGQVLDNTGQAIRWEGRAASFADYLLQNRLQKRTSGLHVIWSVTIQLVPNHLDKRAHKYLPLVRKASERYGIEESLILAIMQTESSFNPYAVSRSDALGLMQVVQHSAGRDVFKMKGKWGQPSRSYLFDPEQNIDAGTAYLSILKNSYLAGIENPTSKRYAIITAYNGGAGSVLRVFSSDRDRAVGIINNMSPGDVYQTLTTKHPSGESRNYLNKVNTAQKNYRR
- a CDS encoding oxidative damage protection protein, coding for MSRTIFCTFLQRDAEGQDFQLYPGDLGKRIYNDISKEAWAQWQTKQTMLINEKKLSMMNVDDRKLLEQEMIKFLFEGKDVHIEGYTPQSH
- a CDS encoding DUF2884 domain-containing protein translates to MSRKMTLGLLMLLSWQAQAAYQCNVNPQDDIIISPQHVQVVGASGNLQFSPQGDIVRNGAPLTLNAEQRQKSKAYQADLRQQLPWIDQGAQQHLEKARVALDNVIVQELGSNSNVRNRLTTLDKQLKQQMNRIIEHRSDGLTFHHQAIKQVEQDGKQIVQQSMGGVLQDSLNEMGVKQMSSGGNPLQAMMGNLGGLQKAIQAEWNNQELEFQRFGNDVCSRVTSLENQRKSLLLTLK
- a CDS encoding NADP(H)-dependent aldo-keto reductase; translated protein: MQYHRIPHSSLEVSVLGLGTMTFGEQNSEADAHAQLDHAIAAGVNLIDTAEMYAVPPRPETQGLTESYIGSWLKSRGGREKLIVASKVSGPVRGSDHSIRPQQALDRKNIRAALDASLQRLNTDYIDLYQLHWPQRQTNCFGKLNYQYTDDKPQYTDDKSVVTLLETLEALNEQVRAGKIRYIGVSNETPWGVMRYLHLAEKHDLPRIVSIQNPYSLLNRSFEVGLAEISQHEGVELLAYSSLAFGTLTGKYMNGAKPANARNTLFSRFTRYTGPQAQAAVAEYVALAQKHELNPAQMALAFVRQQPFVASTLLGATTLEQLQINLDSQNLTLSSEILDELEAIHRRFTFPAP
- the trmB gene encoding tRNA (guanosine(46)-N7)-methyltransferase TrmB codes for the protein MINNVISPEFDENGRPMRRIRSFVRRQGRLTNGQQLALDNYWPVMGVEYQTEQVDFNALFGRDAPVVLEIGFGMGASLVTMAAQHPEQNFLGIEVHLPGVGACLASAQEAGISNLRVMCHDAIEVLMNMIPDGSLSMVQLFFPDPWHKARHNKRRIVQVPFVQMVQSKLKVGGVFHMATDWEPYAQHMLEVMTSVTEYRNLSDNNEYVERPESRPLTKFEARGQRLGHGVWDLMFERIK
- a CDS encoding alpha/beta hydrolase family protein: MTWRITIGLITNLLLSFAVMADVGIGFQQITLADEANNRPLEAAVFYPVSSSQQTAIIGENPAFPGIAVSKNALPESGEYPLIVVSHGYGGSWFNQLWLAQALVKQGYIVAAPNHPGTTTKDMRVEKAQELWLRPNDISRVITALLAAPEKTGRVDAQRIAAVGHSLGGWTVLELAGGRFSTQQFERDCLTHVGLASCKAYEKMQIAKNASLRAQLDKPLADPRISAVVSLDMGLARGFTAESLAAIHIPVLIVAAGYPNEELPAELESHDLAQKLPPAHSAYKEIADATHFSFMQICKPGAIEIINAENPGDGMICLDGGARSREQIQQGVVKDISDFLQAAWRKP
- a CDS encoding helix-turn-helix domain-containing protein — encoded protein: MTAIPLPFITALLLVILFFRIQFLAIQNKETKKRNTKAEAILIGVSCLALTVVALRWGGHVALPSFIQPAIAAFIPPLLWLCLFPYGEKVSDALNRNRRRSLRHLLPPLLILGASAVQSRTTVPLIDIMLVSVYFGYGAMLIYTAHRLRMSLPGWKNAPFIAGLYVLISGAIDIVIALDIAFYSGNSAATIISVFHIIMLAILTLLIVTHRTAPQTGVAAPPDQKPEAPPATDNEHQLAKVLDDFILTHALYTDPSMTLQRLSRRMGIPLRRLSETINRVHGRNFSQVMNEYRIEEAKRLLSQTDARITDIMLDSGFQTKSNFNREFLRLTGMSPSVWRSQHPLRAQTTASATPPEENR
- a CDS encoding YggL family protein, whose protein sequence is MAQARSRRLRKKLHIDEFQELGFSVSFRFPEGTNVEDIDKLMDKFVDDVIEPQGLAFEGSGYLFWEGLICLQKIGHCTEEHRQLVSRWLEEQKLTDVKVSNLFDIWWDLPEHLL